One window of the Pedobacter ginsengisoli genome contains the following:
- a CDS encoding LTA synthase family protein: MSTKRFSTVFSVLGIYMFVSFLIRITFIIWSAKDVDASLISVLRSFATGILFDLTAGLCFLFLYIIYLFLLPKRWIGSALDKAFTYIYLSLTLFIIYFSLMAEIPFWDEFGVRFNFIAVDYLIYTYEVVSNINQSYPLPLVIAILLALVVATFILLHKTEALRKTFSEKSSIRIRAIYAAPLLLTTVLLLELLQNKQADFSNNAVINELGKNGTFSFFAAFRSNELDYNSFYPKLPENEIYSIVRKHLLQENQNYTSGQWDNIIRYTKGTNEKRPNVILIAIESFSADFLSTFGNKENITPNYDSLANNSIFFNNMYATGTRTVRGMEALTLCVPPTPGNSIVRRPDNKGLFSTATVFKEKNYHSYFIYGGDGYFDNMNNFFGGQGFDIVDRDRGNPLSDDIPTHRFKIPDNEISFENAWGICDEDLYNQAIKYADKTFAQNTPFFQFVMTTSNHKPYTFPDGKIDLPKGNRNAAVKYTDYALGAFITKAKKKSWFANTVFVIVADHCASSAGKWEINIDKHHIPAIIYNLPERSQRIDRLVSQIDLMPTLFGYLGWNYNTAFYGKDVNETKAYEERAFIGNYRTLGMLKRNLFTQIDDRKRVKQFSVSEKDNSLTEVKSQDKELVSETISYYQTASERFKNGKMKELNKKNQQLP; this comes from the coding sequence GAGTACTAAAAGATTTTCTACTGTGTTTTCCGTTTTAGGGATATACATGTTTGTTTCATTTCTAATAAGGATAACATTCATCATTTGGTCTGCAAAGGATGTAGATGCCAGTTTAATTTCTGTTTTAAGATCTTTTGCGACTGGGATTCTTTTTGACTTAACTGCAGGTTTATGCTTCCTGTTTCTATATATTATTTATCTTTTTTTACTCCCAAAAAGATGGATTGGCTCTGCACTTGACAAAGCATTTACCTATATCTACTTATCGTTAACTCTTTTCATTATTTATTTCAGTTTGATGGCTGAAATTCCATTTTGGGATGAATTCGGAGTAAGGTTCAATTTTATAGCAGTTGACTACCTGATATACACTTATGAAGTTGTTTCAAACATAAACCAATCTTATCCATTGCCTTTGGTAATTGCGATACTACTGGCTTTGGTTGTGGCTACATTTATTTTATTACACAAAACAGAAGCTTTAAGAAAAACATTTTCAGAAAAAAGTTCCATCCGTATCCGAGCTATCTACGCTGCGCCTTTATTACTTACAACAGTATTACTATTAGAATTATTGCAAAATAAACAAGCAGATTTTAGTAACAATGCAGTAATAAATGAGCTTGGAAAAAATGGAACATTTTCTTTCTTTGCCGCGTTTAGGTCGAATGAGCTTGACTACAATAGTTTTTACCCTAAACTTCCCGAAAATGAAATTTACAGTATTGTTAGAAAGCATCTTTTACAGGAAAATCAGAATTATACCTCTGGACAGTGGGATAATATTATCAGGTATACTAAAGGAACGAATGAAAAAAGGCCAAATGTAATATTAATTGCCATCGAAAGTTTTAGTGCGGATTTTTTAAGTACGTTTGGCAATAAGGAAAATATTACTCCTAATTACGACAGTCTTGCTAATAACAGTATTTTCTTTAACAATATGTACGCTACCGGTACAAGAACTGTTAGGGGAATGGAAGCGCTTACGCTTTGTGTACCTCCAACTCCGGGGAATAGTATTGTAAGAAGACCAGATAATAAAGGTTTATTTTCGACAGCCACTGTTTTTAAAGAAAAGAATTATCATTCGTACTTTATTTACGGAGGCGATGGGTACTTTGATAATATGAATAACTTTTTTGGTGGGCAGGGCTTTGATATTGTAGACCGAGACAGAGGCAATCCCCTATCAGATGATATTCCTACGCATCGTTTCAAAATCCCTGACAATGAAATAAGTTTTGAAAATGCCTGGGGTATTTGTGATGAGGATTTATATAATCAAGCCATAAAGTATGCTGATAAGACCTTTGCACAGAATACTCCATTTTTTCAGTTTGTAATGACTACGTCTAATCATAAACCTTACACGTTTCCTGATGGTAAAATTGACCTACCTAAAGGAAATAGAAATGCAGCAGTAAAGTACACTGATTATGCTTTAGGAGCATTTATTACCAAAGCTAAAAAGAAAAGCTGGTTTGCAAACACTGTGTTTGTTATAGTAGCTGACCATTGCGCAAGCAGTGCAGGTAAATGGGAAATAAATATAGATAAACATCACATACCTGCAATCATTTATAATCTACCTGAGCGATCTCAAAGAATTGATAGACTGGTTTCACAAATTGACTTGATGCCTACACTATTTGGCTATTTAGGATGGAACTACAATACTGCCTTTTACGGTAAAGATGTAAATGAAACGAAAGCCTATGAAGAACGGGCTTTCATAGGAAATTACAGGACTTTGGGGATGCTTAAAAGAAATTTATTTACTCAAATAGACGATCGAAAAAGAGTAAAACAATTTTCGGTTTCTGAAAAAGACAATTCATTAACTGAGGTAAAATCTCAGGACAAAGAATTAGTATCAGAAACAATTTCTTATTACCAGACTGCAAGTGAAAGGTTTAAAAATGGTAAAATGAAGGAGTTGAATAAAAAAAACCAGCAATTACCATAA